The DNA window GTCGCGCCAAGTTCCTCTACACGATCCCCACCTTCCAGAACCCGGCCGGCGTGACCCTCTCCGAGGAGCGACGCGAGCAGGTGCTCGACATCTGCGAGCGGGCCGGTCTGCTGGTGATCGAGGACGACCCGTACGGGATGTTGTCCTTCGAAAGCGACGCCCCGCGCCCGTTGCGTGCCCGTCGCCGGGATGGCGTCTTCTACGTCAGCACCTTCTCCAAGACGTTCGCGCCCGGCCTGCGGGTCGGCTGGATCCTCGCGCCGCACGCCGTCCGGGAGAAACTCGTCATGATGAGCGAGGCCAACGTGCTCTGCCCGAGTGCGTTCGCGCAGGGCGCCGTCACGCAGTACCTGACGACGATGCCGTGGCAGCAGCAGATCAAGGTCTACCGCGAGATCTACCGCGAGCGCCGCGACACCCTCCTCGACGCCCTCGACGACCTGATGCCGGAAGGCACCACGTGGACCCGCCCGGCCGGCGGCCTCTTCGTCTGGGCCACCCTGCCCGAGGGCCTCGACTCGAAAGCGATGATGCCGCGGGCCATCGCCGCCCGCGTGGCATATGTGCCCGGAACCGGCTTCTACGCCGACGGGACCGGCCGGAGCAACATGCGGCTCAACTTCTCGTTCTCGTCGCCGGAGCGGCTTCGTGAGGGCGTGCGGCGCCTGTCC is part of the Actinoplanes missouriensis 431 genome and encodes:
- a CDS encoding aminotransferase-like domain-containing protein → MTGTTQDDYTDRYARRVRGMTTSEIRALFAVTSRPEVVSLAGGSPYIAALPLDAVGEMLNRLGAEQGASSLQYGIGQGTIELRERICEVMSLSGITGASPDDVVVTVGGQQALDLLARLFLDPGDVVLAEGPTYVGALGVFQAAQAQVQHVAMDAEGLIPAALEEAIAATAAAGRRAKFLYTIPTFQNPAGVTLSEERREQVLDICERAGLLVIEDDPYGMLSFESDAPRPLRARRRDGVFYVSTFSKTFAPGLRVGWILAPHAVREKLVMMSEANVLCPSAFAQGAVTQYLTTMPWQQQIKVYREIYRERRDTLLDALDDLMPEGTTWTRPAGGLFVWATLPEGLDSKAMMPRAIAARVAYVPGTGFYADGTGRSNMRLNFSFSSPERLREGVRRLSGVMEKELEMRAVFGGSAALGSQRRRGPAAADTPGHELA